The window TTTTTGACAATGTTTTTGACATGTGGTCTTTTTTGGCAATTCTGTTGGCcagggggtccttttggacaaaaaatcctCTCAGCGGCAGCCGAGGGGTGGATAGCGGCGTCCGCGTCTCGTTGTCAATCAATGCATGTTGTTTTACGCCGGCGTTGGACACGACAGCAGCTCCTTGTGCCGACCCTTTGCTTGCCAGTGATAACTCCAACTACGTTAACCATTTGGCTTGAAAAAATTGATTTGTTTTTGACGGGTAATTTTTTTTTCCATTATAGGTGGACACcatgatatactccctctgtttttgaatataagcccttttagagatttcatcgatacggactacatacggatgaGCAAGTTGGGCGGCTAGTGACTTATATTCAGTCGGTGATGAGATGAGATGCGTCGACTTTGACGTGGAGTATGGAAGCATACTGTGGAAAGTTGGACCGGCAGCCATGGCCAAGGAAGCAAGGCAGGTAGCGTCGCTTTTATATGCAGAATATTAGTCAAGTTGGGCAGGTCTGACGATTCCACCGGGTTTCGTTCACGAAGATGAGTACGAGGCACCAAACTTTGTCGCCTACTCGCATAAAATGATGAGGCATTAACAGACAGCCGCATTAAGCCAGCAACTTTGTACTACTAGTATGTGTAATGAACAATCACATCACCCGTGCTATAAACAAGGTGCTGAGTAATCAGTCATACGAGCTCTTGTGCTACTAGAAACAGATCTggcaaaagaagaaaaagaatgatgctCACTGCCAGACATGACAACAAGAATCACATTGTCACTGTAACCACGTCTGAAAATAAGGCAGCAGGCCTTTCCCTTTTACAAGAAAAATAAATAATGGCCGGCTGGAAGCGACATTTTTCCAGTTTCAACAACAGTTGATCAACAGAATTATGGGCAGGCGAAAGCATGACAAGTGTTGTTTGTAccgactagtactagtactagtaccagTAAAACTGATGAATCGACTCCAGTGCACAAGTGGGCAAACATCAAAGCCTAATCTGTGAGACACTTTGGACATACTACTAGCATCTAGTGCTGACATGACATCTAGTGTCCTAACTAACCAGAACATCTGCGCAAAGAAACATTTGCACTATCAATTTGTCTTGGGGACACTCGAGCTCTCCTCTTGTGTCCTCCTGTAGTGAAGGACAACTATTTTGTCTTGGGGACACTGGAGTTTTACTCTTGTATTTGAACATATCTAAGGCAGAAGTGGGGAAAGCATCAAAAGCCTAATCTGTCACACTCTCTGGACATACTGTGACAACTAGTGTGTCCTAACCAATGGTTCTGAGCAAAGAaacatactacctccgtccggaaatacttgtcatcaaaatgaataaaaggggatgtatctagatgtatattagttctggatacatccctttttatccatatcgatcacaagtatttttggacggagggagtatgcaaTATCAATTTAACATCATGACAGTCGGCACTAACTAGCAGAGGACTCTGGCAGCATGTAAACAACTTGACCTATGACATTTCAAATAAATGACTGGAAATAAACCACTACTAAGCTTGCACATTCATATATAGAGTACTAAATGGCAGAATGATCAGCTAAAATGGCAGTAAATGTGAATAAACCAATTCATTCTATTACATCGTGCAAGCTGCCTGCACCTCATCATAAAGCCCACCGCGGGCGAATCCTACTTAGACCATACAAATAGTTATTCAGGACATGTATACCAAAAGTTGGGATGGATGAACTAGGACTGTGATGATGACTACAAACTCTTTCCAATGCCCACTCCACTATGCTTACTCACCTCTCAATTCAATGGTCGCTCCTCGCAGGGAGGAGGAACTTAATCGGTCTTCACAGACGAGAAGAGATAGTGCACGAAGCAGAACGAGGAGATGAACCCGACCGTGCCCGTGGCCAGCATGATGGCGATGACCATGAAGAGCGAGTAGCCGAGGTAGAGGGTCGCCGACACCGGCCCGCTCAGGCTCTTGAGGTCGAACACCAGGTAGTTGATCGAGTAGAGGAAGATGTAGATGGCCACGGACCCGGACGAGAAGAACGACTTCCACCACCACTTCCAGTCCTCCACGCAGAGGTGCATGTAGGTCAGGACCAGGGAGACCTCGGCGCAGACGATGACCAGGAGCAGCATCACGATGAAGAGGAACCCGAAGACGTAGTACACGCGCCCCATCCAGATGCTTGACATGATGAAGAAGAGCTCGATGAACAGGGTGCCGAAGGGCAGCGTGCCGGCGCCGAGAACCAGCAGCCAGGACGGGTACTTCTGAGCAGGGATCTCACGCGGGATCTGGTTTGTGCGGACTGGGTACTCGATGTGCGGCGCCTTGGCACCGAGGAACCCACCGACGAGTGTAAGCGGCACAGAGATGCAGAACCAGAGCAGGATCAGCACAACGAACAGCGAGAAGGGGATGGCCCCGGTGCTCTGGCTTCCCCACAGCAGGAAGTTGAGTGTGGTGAGGATCAGGAACGCGATGCCAGGGAAGAAGCAGGCTGTCCTCCATGAAACACCCACCCAGCCCGAGTGATCTCCACACCTGATTGTCTTCCAGACGCGGACACTCGCGTATCCTGCCAGGATCCCGAGGACCAGGTAGAAGAAGAGCATGCCTGTGATGAGGGTACCACGGGAGGCCGGCGACATGAACCCAAGCGCGGCAAACAGGATGGTGACCACGGCCATTCCCAGGATCTGAACCCCATCCCCAACCATCATGCAGAGCAGCATTGGGTTGCTGGGCGCGCGGAAGACATCGCTGACGACGAGCTTCCACCCGGACAGCTCCTCGTTCATCTGGGCCTGCGCCTCACTGTCGAGCTCCTCGTACCTCGTGAGATCGCGCCTGACGGTCCTGAGCAGTATGACGAAGACGATGCCGGCGAGGAAGGCGATGACCATGAGCGAGTTGAGGATGGAGAACCAGTGCACCTTGGCGCCctccatcttgaggtaggcgtcccACCTGGAGGGCCACTTGATGTCGCTCTCGACGAAGGAGACCTCGTAGGTGTAGACGATGGGCTCGTTCTCCTTGATGCTCATGGAGACGGTGGAGGGGTCGCACTTGATCTTGCTGGGGAATTTTCCGTACATCTTGAGGGCCCTGGCGTCCTCGGGGTTGTGCTTGATGCTGCAGGGCACGACCTCGAAGCCGACGACCATCCAGCCGGGGGCGGCGGAGGCGTCCCTGCCGGCGTTGGCGGGGACGGCGGCGCCGTCggaggcgtcggcggcggcgcccATGACGCGGGCGACGTTGGGGTCCTCGTAGCGGTGCACGAGCACGGTGAACTGGAGGTGGTTGAAGACGTAGTAGTCGACGCCGACGCGGATGCCGACGGGGTACCCCGTCCAGCGCAGGAAGTAGTCGTCCTTGCGGGTGTAGCGGATGGCGGGGAGGTtgtcgaggatgaggttgacctGGTACATCTCGTCGATGCGGCGCTTGAGGAGCGCGAAGTCCGGCGGGGAGAGGGGGGCGGAGCGGCAGAGCAGCACGTCCGACTCGTTGGCGTGCATCCTGAAGCGGTAGGGCGAGCTCTCGATGCGGTCGCCCATGAGCAGCTCCCCGAGGTTCTCGGCGCTGTCCTTGACCCCCTCCGGCGGCGCGCAGAAGGGCAGGCTGTAGTAGCTGTAGGGGATCTCGGTGTCGATGGAGGTGAGCGAGTTCACCTTGACGCTCAGCGGCTCCCCCGGGGCGTACTTGTGCGGGTAGCTCCCCGGGAGGTAGAAGGCGTGGGCCGGGGCGAggaggagcgccgccgccgccgcggcgagcaagaggaggaggaggcgcgggcgggccgcggccatggccatggccgccggatctggatctgggggtGGGGCGGCAGTGGCGTcggcgggggaggggaggggggtggGGTGTCGGTGGAtctggggcggcgggggtggagatgGAGGGGGACGCGGGTCACGCGAGGGAGGGCGACGGGGGTTTATACGGCGTGAGCGTGACGGCGCGTTGCTCTGCTTGGGGATGGAGATGCAGATTGGAGACGGAGAACGTGGATGAATTGTGCCGGGGGTGTCGGTGCTGCTCCTCTTGCCAGGGTTTTCTTCACCCTTCTTCTCTAACGCCGCACAAGTTTTTGATCACGTTTCTGGACAAAAATCCGGGTTAAACCACAGCGCACGCAGTGTGAGCTTGGATGGAAAGTGTTTCCGTGGGTTCAAGGTTCAACCGTCCAACGTCGCTTTTGTTTTCTTGCGGAAAACCGTTGGACCAGCCCGACAgacttgaccggagagtcgtcggtTTCGCGGTGGCTGAAAACCGTTAACCCGCACGCGGATAGAGTTTCACGGTTGCCTGAAATAGAGGTCAGACGGAACGACTCGAAGCC is drawn from Triticum dicoccoides isolate Atlit2015 ecotype Zavitan chromosome 6B, WEW_v2.0, whole genome shotgun sequence and contains these coding sequences:
- the LOC119323479 gene encoding transmembrane 9 superfamily member 11-like yields the protein MAMAAARPRLLLLLLAAAAAALLLAPAHAFYLPGSYPHKYAPGEPLSVKVNSLTSIDTEIPYSYYSLPFCAPPEGVKDSAENLGELLMGDRIESSPYRFRMHANESDVLLCRSAPLSPPDFALLKRRIDEMYQVNLILDNLPAIRYTRKDDYFLRWTGYPVGIRVGVDYYVFNHLQFTVLVHRYEDPNVARVMGAAADASDGAAVPANAGRDASAAPGWMVVGFEVVPCSIKHNPEDARALKMYGKFPSKIKCDPSTVSMSIKENEPIVYTYEVSFVESDIKWPSRWDAYLKMEGAKVHWFSILNSLMVIAFLAGIVFVILLRTVRRDLTRYEELDSEAQAQMNEELSGWKLVVSDVFRAPSNPMLLCMMVGDGVQILGMAVVTILFAALGFMSPASRGTLITGMLFFYLVLGILAGYASVRVWKTIRCGDHSGWVGVSWRTACFFPGIAFLILTTLNFLLWGSQSTGAIPFSLFVVLILLWFCISVPLTLVGGFLGAKAPHIEYPVRTNQIPREIPAQKYPSWLLVLGAGTLPFGTLFIELFFIMSSIWMGRVYYVFGFLFIVMLLLVIVCAEVSLVLTYMHLCVEDWKWWWKSFFSSGSVAIYIFLYSINYLVFDLKSLSGPVSATLYLGYSLFMVIAIMLATGTVGFISSFCFVHYLFSSVKTD